Genomic segment of uncultured Fibrobacter sp.:
CGGCGTGCCGGGCCAGATGAAGGTCCTGATGGACCGCATCGTGGGCATGGTTCACCCCTACATGGGCCAGAAGCTCAAGGAAGGCGCCACGGCCATGAATTCGCATTTGCACGGATTGCAGTTCCAGAAAGAAGGCCAGAAGATCATTCTGCTTTCGAGCTGCGCCTGGATGGACTTGGACGTGGTCTACGAACCGATTGTGAAGCAGTTCGACATTATCTTGGGGCACGAGGGCTACACGCTCATCGCCTGCCCGCAGATGCGTGCGCTCGACCACCGCGGTGGTCCGCGTCGCTTGAACATGCTGCGCGAAAAGTACCGCAAGGGCGGCGCAGAACTCGCCGCCACCGGCAAGCTTTCGAAAGAAGCAATCGACCTGATGCAGAAACCGATTTTTAGCGACGAAGCTTACGAGACGCTGGTCGTCGAATTCGTGACGCACATGTTCGACCGCGACGATAATTTCTAATAAACTAATCGGACTATCAAGAGCCGATGCTGACCGGAGCCTGCCCTGGGCAACCACGGGTCAGCATGACAATTCAAGCCGTCAGGTGCTGATGCTGAGCGTCCTCAGCATGACATGCTGGCGGCAAGCGTATAAAAAGGAAAGCCCCCGCGAAGCGGGAGCTTTCCGTAAAAGCAAATTCGCAGATTAGCGCTTGCTGAACTGGAAGTGCTTACGAGCCTTCTTGCGGCCGAACTTCTTACGTTCAACGGCACGAGAGTCGCGAGTCATGAGGCCTTCCTTCTTGAGGGCGGGCTTGACTTCAGCGTCGTTAGCAACCAGTGCGCGGGAGATGCCGAGACGGACAGCGCCCATCTGGCCAGCGATGCCACCGCCACGAGCGGTAACTTCGACGTCCCATTCTTCCGCGTTGCCGAGGATGGCGAACGGAAGGTTAGCAATCATGTTCTGCACTTCAGAATGGAAGTAATCCTTGAAATCACGACCATTGATAGTGCGCTTGCCGGAACCCGGCTTCAGGATCACAGCAGCGATGGCGTTCTTGCGACGGCCAGTGCCGCGGTAGATCTTCTTAGTTTTTGCGGTAGCGATAGAGGTATCCTCCGTTCTTAAAGTTCTACAACTTCAGGTTTCTGCGCGGCGTGCGGATGTTCGGCACCGGCATAAATTTTGAGCTTCTTGATCATCTTGTGACCGAGAGCGCTGTGCGGGAGCATGCCCCAGATGGCAGCTTCGAGCGGTGCAGTCGGGTGCTTTGCCATGAGGTCGGCAAAGTTGATCCAGCGTTCACCGGCGATGTGACCGGTGTGGTGGAAGTACTGCTTCTGCAGAGCCTTGTTGCCGGTAACAGCAACTTTTTCAGCGTTGATCACAACCACGAAGTCGCCAGTGTCGACGTTCGGGGAGAAGATGGCCTTGTGCTTGCCCATCAGGAGCTTTGCAACTTCAGAGGCAACGCGACCCATAGGCTTTTCGGCGGCGTCCACAAGCTTCCACTTGCGTTCGACGTTCTTCGGGTTTACCGTAATGGTCTTCATGTAAATCCTTTTTGAGTTATTCCGGAGCAAAGTCGCCCCGCGAAATGCTGCGCTAAATTTAGAAGAAAAAATGCAGCTTTGCAAGGGTAAAAAAGTACGATTTTTCAAAAAATCCGCGTCATTTTAAGACTTTTTATTCTATCAATTGATATAGTTGTAACGATTGATATAGTTAAATTCATGTTTTGAGGTCATAAAACAAACCCCGAAGCATTCGCTTCGGGGTCCGTTGTTTGGTGTATTGAGTACTCTAATTATCTCGTCACTCTTACAGACTGCATCTGGCCAGTGGTACGGCTGCGCAGGTAGTAGACGCCGGAGCTCTTCACAGCGCTAGAGGACTGGAGGATTTCCTTGGCGGCATCGAATCCGTAGGCAGTGAGCACACCCATGTGGACACCGTTCTGGTCGAACACGTGGTAGTCCTGACGAGCGTTGTTGTCGAACTTGACATTCTGCTGCACGAACTGCGGTTCACCGGCATCGCCCTTCACGAAGTTGATGTAGTCGATGTCGAAGTATTCCTGAGTCACTTCCATGCGGAGGATATGCTTGCCGGCCGGGAGAGTCACCTTCTTGCTCACGTTGGAGAATTCGTCGTAGCTAGTTCCCGTGACTTCGAAGTCGGCGAGAGCCTTGCCGTCGAGGGAGAGTGTGAATGCGCCCGTACCTTCAGTTGCGACAGAAGCTACAGCGGTGTATTCGCCTGCTTCGGCAACGTTGATGGTGTATTCGTACCAGTCACCGGTATTGTTGTAGCCGAGAGCAATGCCCGTGGCCTTCTTGTAAAGGTCGGCACCGGTATCCTTGCGGTAGTCGGAATCACCGTGATTTTCGCCATCGTCGGCATAAGAAGCGTTGCTCGTGCCGTCTTCGTTCTTGCCCTTGCCCGGAATGTCGAAGTCTTCGACTTCGATCTTGCCCGGGACAGCGAGAGCTTCACCCTTGAACGGAGTCTGCGGTTCAGGTTCCACCGGAGTGATTTCGCCCGTAGGAAGGCCCGTCGTGTTCACGCCCTTGTTGCTCTTCAGGTATTCCTTGAGCCAAGTCATTGCCGGACGGTCCTTACCATCCCTGATGATACCGGAGTTACCGCCGGAGGTCCAAGTTGCACCGTAGATATAACCCCAGAGGGTGATACCGGCAATGTGTTCATTTTCCATGAAGTAGGAAATCTGCTGAGAGTAGCAGTTCTTCTGGTCGTTATCGTCGTTAGAGGCGATATCGTATTCAGAGATGAACATCGGCATCTGGGTTTTGTTCCAGATTTCTTCAATAGCGCTCTTGAGCGTATTGATGTTCAAGCAGGAACCGCCACCGCCCTGGCCACCGGCCTGACCGCCGGAAA
This window contains:
- a CDS encoding endo-1,4-beta-xylanase; its protein translation is MKKIISTATKVAAVALAATTFSFAGPGLADGAAKFVGNITTRGQVRSDFTQLWNQITAENECKWASIEGSRGNYNWSGCDAAYNWAKQNGGHFKFHALVWGSQYPNWLNGLSAADTKTAITNWMDAVKKHYPDLEMIDVVNEAIKSGGSYHSGYGNNNNIIAALGGDNGNYEFVVTAFKMARERWPDAILIYNDYNTVQWQKNEGIDLINKLKKAGAPVDAYGLQAHDMQVSGGQAGGQGGGGSCLNINTLKSAIEEIWNKTQMPMFISEYDIASNDDNDQKNCYSQQISYFMENEHIAGITLWGYIYGATWTSGGNSGIIRDGKDRPAMTWLKEYLKSNKGVNTTGLPTGEITPVEPEPQTPFKGEALAVPGKIEVEDFDIPGKGKNEDGTSNASYADDGENHGDSDYRKDTGADLYKKATGIALGYNNTGDWYEYTINVAEAGEYTAVASVATEGTGAFTLSLDGKALADFEVTGTSYDEFSNVSKKVTLPAGKHILRMEVTQEYFDIDYINFVKGDAGEPQFVQQNVKFDNNARQDYHVFDQNGVHMGVLTAYGFDAAKEILQSSSAVKSSGVYYLRSRTTGQMQSVRVTR
- a CDS encoding flavodoxin family protein; its protein translation is MSEKKKVLIMVASPKKERSGTLIPTKAFVEGLEESGLYESEYLFIDKLNIKPCRGCLSCWGREDGSCFMKDDDVPWVREKLTNADIVIWSFPLYLFGVPGQMKVLMDRIVGMVHPYMGQKLKEGATAMNSHLHGLQFQKEGQKIILLSSCAWMDLDVVYEPIVKQFDIILGHEGYTLIACPQMRALDHRGGPRRLNMLREKYRKGGAELAATGKLSKEAIDLMQKPIFSDEAYETLVVEFVTHMFDRDDNF
- the rpsI gene encoding 30S ribosomal protein S9, which produces MATAKTKKIYRGTGRRKNAIAAVILKPGSGKRTINGRDFKDYFHSEVQNMIANLPFAILGNAEEWDVEVTARGGGIAGQMGAVRLGISRALVANDAEVKPALKKEGLMTRDSRAVERKKFGRKKARKHFQFSKR
- the rplM gene encoding 50S ribosomal protein L13 produces the protein MKTITVNPKNVERKWKLVDAAEKPMGRVASEVAKLLMGKHKAIFSPNVDTGDFVVVINAEKVAVTGNKALQKQYFHHTGHIAGERWINFADLMAKHPTAPLEAAIWGMLPHSALGHKMIKKLKIYAGAEHPHAAQKPEVVEL